In Paraburkholderia caballeronis, the following proteins share a genomic window:
- a CDS encoding HU family DNA-binding protein — MNKQELIDAVAASTGDTKAATGAAIDAILEAVTRAVTSGDSVQLVGFGSFSTGQRAARVGRNPATGAEIQIAAAKTVKFTAGKAFKDAVNAS, encoded by the coding sequence ATGAACAAACAGGAACTGATTGACGCCGTCGCCGCCAGCACGGGCGATACCAAGGCTGCCACCGGCGCAGCGATCGACGCGATTCTGGAAGCGGTCACGCGCGCGGTCACGTCCGGCGACTCCGTGCAACTCGTCGGCTTCGGCTCGTTCTCGACGGGCCAGCGCGCGGCGCGTGTCGGCCGCAATCCGGCGACCGGCGCAGAAATCCAGATCGCTGCCGCGAAGACGGTGAAGTTCACCGCCGGCAAGGCTTTCAAGGACGCCGTCAACGCGTCATGA
- a CDS encoding glycosyltransferase family 4 protein, with the protein MRIAQIAPLYERVPPLAYGATERIVHYLTEALVASGHDVTLFASGDSVTSARLVACCESALWRDERVEDTLGHHVHLLERVAQRAAEFDVLHFHCEPLHLPLARRLDTHCVTTMHGLLREPDVGALLRAFSDAPLVSISASQRRAMPFANWRATIHHGLPADAFGLCTSPGDYLLWMGRMMRGKRPDLAIEIARRAGLPLKMAAAVHPGERAYFADEIAPLIESSAGFVDYLGEVGGDARTELLRHARALLFPIDWDEPFGMVMIEAFACGTPVVAFRRGAVPEVVEDGVSGLVVDDLDGAVRAVERIDELDRRRCRAAFDVRFTAERMARDYLRVYRSLARGAERDTDLQSSRPQPAAR; encoded by the coding sequence ATGCGCATTGCCCAGATCGCCCCGCTCTACGAACGCGTACCGCCGCTCGCCTATGGCGCAACCGAGCGCATCGTCCACTATCTGACCGAGGCGCTGGTCGCCAGCGGCCATGACGTCACGCTGTTCGCGAGCGGCGATTCTGTTACGTCGGCGCGGCTCGTCGCGTGCTGCGAGTCCGCGTTGTGGCGCGACGAACGCGTCGAGGACACGCTAGGCCATCACGTCCATCTGCTCGAACGGGTGGCGCAGCGCGCGGCGGAATTCGACGTGCTGCATTTCCACTGCGAGCCGCTGCATCTGCCGTTGGCGCGGCGTCTGGATACGCATTGCGTCACGACGATGCACGGATTGCTGCGCGAGCCCGACGTGGGCGCGCTGCTGCGCGCGTTCTCCGATGCGCCGCTCGTGTCGATCTCCGCTAGCCAGCGTCGAGCGATGCCGTTCGCGAACTGGCGCGCGACGATCCATCATGGTCTGCCTGCTGACGCGTTCGGCCTCTGCACGTCGCCCGGCGATTATCTGCTGTGGATGGGGCGGATGATGCGCGGCAAGCGTCCCGATCTCGCGATCGAAATCGCGCGGCGGGCGGGACTGCCGCTGAAGATGGCCGCCGCCGTGCACCCGGGCGAGCGCGCGTATTTTGCGGACGAGATCGCGCCATTGATCGAGTCGTCAGCGGGTTTCGTCGACTACCTCGGCGAAGTCGGCGGCGATGCGCGCACGGAACTGCTGCGCCATGCGCGGGCGCTGCTGTTTCCGATCGACTGGGACGAGCCGTTCGGGATGGTGATGATCGAGGCGTTCGCGTGCGGCACGCCGGTCGTCGCGTTCCGGCGCGGCGCGGTGCCCGAGGTCGTGGAGGACGGCGTCAGCGGTTTGGTCGTCGACGATCTCGACGGCGCAGTGCGTGCGGTCGAACGGATCGATGAACTCGATCGCAGGCGCTGTCGGGCGGCGTTCGACGTACGGTTTACCGCTGAACGGATGGCGCGCGACTATCTGCGCGTCTATCGTTCGCTCGCCCGGGGCGCGGAGCGCGATACGGACCTGCAATCGTCCCGCCCGCAGCCGGCCGCGCGATGA
- a CDS encoding PDDEXK nuclease domain-containing protein produces MTTKSVIAADAYAGLHGGIVSVVESARLAAARSVNAVMTAAYWEIGRRIVTVEQGGEQRAAYGEALLTRLADDLTGRFGRGFSRANLVNMRAFYLAWPAGEIGQTASGQSVATAKRQTASGKSSLPADPAGAIPDYRTLAARFPLPWSAYVRLLSVRTAAARSFYEAEALREGWSVRQLDRQIGSQLYERIALSRNKAALLKKAAEPQPGDAPTPEEAIRDPFVLEFLDLKDEYSESDLEEALIQHLTDFLLELGDDFAFVGRQRRLRIDDAWFRIDLLFFHRQLRCLVVIDLKVGRFSYADAGQMHLYLNYAREHWMKPGENPPVGLILCAEKGAAEAHYALENLPNKVLAAEYQMVLPDEALVAKELERTHAELERRRAGRPSGPESSPES; encoded by the coding sequence ATGACGACGAAGTCCGTCATCGCGGCGGACGCTTACGCGGGATTGCATGGCGGCATCGTCAGCGTGGTGGAGTCCGCGAGGCTCGCCGCGGCCCGCAGCGTCAACGCCGTGATGACGGCTGCGTACTGGGAGATCGGCCGCCGCATCGTGACGGTCGAGCAGGGTGGTGAGCAGCGCGCCGCGTATGGCGAGGCGCTGCTCACGCGGCTTGCCGACGATCTCACCGGGCGCTTCGGGCGCGGCTTCAGCCGCGCCAATCTCGTGAACATGCGGGCGTTTTATCTCGCATGGCCGGCCGGCGAGATTGGCCAGACAGCGTCTGGTCAATCCGTCGCGACCGCAAAACGCCAGACAGCGTCTGGCAAATCTTCGCTGCCGGCCGATCCCGCCGGCGCCATTCCCGATTACAGAACGCTGGCTGCGCGCTTTCCGTTGCCGTGGTCCGCTTACGTGCGCCTGCTGTCGGTCAGGACCGCGGCCGCGCGTTCGTTCTACGAAGCGGAGGCGTTGCGCGAAGGGTGGTCGGTGCGCCAGCTCGACCGCCAGATCGGCAGCCAGCTTTACGAGCGCATCGCACTCTCACGCAACAAGGCCGCGCTGCTGAAGAAAGCGGCCGAACCGCAGCCCGGCGATGCGCCGACGCCCGAAGAGGCGATCCGCGATCCGTTCGTACTCGAATTCCTCGACCTGAAGGACGAATACTCGGAGTCGGATCTCGAAGAGGCGCTGATCCAGCATCTGACCGACTTCCTGCTCGAACTCGGCGACGACTTCGCGTTCGTCGGCCGGCAGCGCCGTCTGCGGATCGACGATGCGTGGTTCAGGATCGACCTGCTGTTCTTCCATCGCCAGCTTCGCTGTCTCGTCGTGATCGACCTGAAGGTCGGCCGCTTCAGTTATGCGGATGCCGGGCAGATGCACCTGTACCTGAACTACGCGCGCGAGCACTGGATGAAGCCCGGCGAAAATCCGCCAGTCGGCCTGATCCTGTGCGCGGAGAAAGGCGCGGCCGAGGCGCATTACGCGCTCGAAAACCTGCCGAACAAGGTGCTGGCCGCCGAGTATCAGATGGTGCTGCCCGACGAGGCGCTCGTCGCGAAGGAGCTTGAACGCACGCATGCGGAGCTGGAGCGCCGCCGCGCGGGCAGGCCGTCCGGTCCGGAGTCGTCACCAGAATCGTGA
- a CDS encoding ANTAR domain-containing response regulator — protein sequence MTSPPNRLRVLLVTDTAKPIGELRDALARLGYDMLSEVATPGALPRTVEEQRPDVVIIDTDSPSRDTLEQLAVMNEHAPRPVLMFSSDADQQRIRDAVRAGVSAYLVEGLDAARLAPILEVALARFSHEEQLRKRLAAAETELANRKLIDQAKRLLMERRQLPEQDAYALLRKHAMDHGMKIVDVARQLVLLADL from the coding sequence ATGACATCGCCTCCCAACCGACTGCGCGTGCTGCTCGTGACCGATACGGCGAAACCGATCGGCGAGCTGCGCGACGCGCTCGCACGGCTCGGTTATGACATGCTGAGCGAAGTCGCGACGCCCGGCGCGCTGCCTCGCACCGTCGAGGAACAGCGCCCGGACGTCGTGATCATCGACACCGATTCGCCGTCGCGCGACACGCTCGAACAGCTCGCGGTGATGAACGAGCACGCGCCCCGCCCGGTGCTGATGTTCAGCAGCGACGCCGACCAGCAGCGCATTCGCGACGCGGTGCGCGCGGGCGTCAGCGCGTATCTGGTCGAAGGGCTGGACGCCGCGCGGCTCGCGCCGATCCTCGAAGTCGCGCTCGCGCGCTTCTCGCATGAGGAGCAGTTGCGCAAGCGGCTCGCGGCCGCCGAGACCGAACTCGCGAACCGCAAGCTGATCGACCAGGCGAAGCGCCTGCTGATGGAGCGCCGCCAGCTGCCCGAACAGGATGCGTATGCGCTGCTGCGCAAACACGCAATGGACCATGGAATGAAGATCGTCGACGTCGCGCGCCAGCTCGTGCTGCTCGCCGACCTGTGA
- a CDS encoding EAL domain-containing protein, whose product MRRNLFFRLLARLRVGRKLLLIYLLDLSAVVYISGILIHEKYLSIDFSDKEIVGNAYVRVVREALADVALAGAEQKPAAQTLADAQNTLADAEKQYGAQMQSAALNARVRTALAVLARQTGSLTAAADDALDACRELITRVGNQSNLILDPDLDSYYSMSLSILRYPALLSSVNDIGRLLREGRRTAHSHDELRTRYLVLEGQLDGVMQGLRSDFSEAGAANPQVNDALAQSIGQLTASVSAFRDTAHRVVDTTGDIDASMIAVTDDTQQKLVVHVRDAWRATDAELEQLLRARVRGLFARMWLHLGTALFLLCSILCMVYFVAQQISRPLRQLARVMDTVRRTGDHSLRAKWDSQDEIGKLVTGFNEMLEQLDRERDLQKEMAATARASAAQHALVEATPVPMMVTAVPGHEVLHANQPALAWLNGCTVDPWAFGLDSSVRARFFQQLSDREAVDEFEVRWKAGVEPTWAMLSARRLNFQGREAVLTAFTPINQIKLMEQRLELWARVFEASSEAILILDHERRLLSANASFYRATGYSPEDIVGRAPNFVVAGPHGDTTIAGLAARVDRSSAWSGEAHIRRRHGGDYPAWLMLSAVRDERTNISHYICTVIDITDRKKSEARIRFLAEHDVLTELPNRARFTKRVGAVMEHARETGQRFAVLFIDLDCFKDINDSLGHHVGDGLLQSISRRLLQAVRSGDTVSRLGGDEFTVLLADVSSAADVARIIDQRLLPLVRQSHQIGGVTLQVLCSVGVALYPDDGDDIETLMQNADTAMYQAKAAGRNLVKFFSPEMAERTRRRLALEVGLRMAIERGELRLAFQPCLDAETGALASAEALLRWTNAQLGVVAPVEFIPIAEDTRLIVPIGAWVIDEACRQIARWRAQSLPDMRVSINLSAIQLVDPSLIDTLRDAMTKHRVMPAQLELEITETVLMDSAAARLETINAIRALGVKLSLDDFGTGYSSLSYLNRFPLDRLKIDRAFVHDMLDAPADLAVIRTIVELGHKLGLRVVAEGVESEQEAETLRGIGCDELQGFLYAHALSGDELLAWTHERRQLTDA is encoded by the coding sequence ATGAGGCGCAACCTGTTCTTCCGGCTGCTCGCCCGGCTGCGTGTGGGCCGCAAGCTGCTGCTGATCTATCTGCTCGACCTGAGCGCGGTGGTGTACATCAGCGGCATCCTCATTCACGAGAAGTACCTGTCGATCGATTTCTCGGACAAGGAGATCGTTGGCAATGCGTACGTCCGCGTCGTGCGCGAGGCGCTCGCCGACGTCGCGCTCGCGGGCGCGGAGCAGAAACCGGCCGCGCAAACGCTTGCGGATGCGCAAAACACCCTCGCGGACGCCGAAAAGCAATACGGCGCGCAAATGCAGAGCGCCGCGCTGAACGCGCGCGTGCGCACGGCGCTCGCGGTGCTCGCGCGGCAGACCGGCTCGCTGACCGCCGCGGCCGACGACGCGCTCGACGCGTGCCGCGAACTGATCACGCGGGTCGGCAACCAGTCGAACCTGATTCTCGACCCGGACCTCGACAGCTACTATTCGATGTCGCTGTCGATCCTGCGTTACCCGGCGCTGCTCAGTTCGGTCAACGACATCGGCCGGCTGCTGCGCGAGGGCCGCCGCACCGCTCATTCGCACGACGAACTGCGCACGCGCTACCTCGTGCTCGAAGGCCAGCTCGACGGCGTGATGCAGGGGCTGCGCTCGGACTTCTCGGAAGCCGGCGCCGCGAATCCGCAGGTGAACGACGCGCTGGCGCAGTCGATCGGGCAGTTGACCGCCTCGGTCAGCGCGTTTCGCGACACCGCGCACCGGGTCGTGGACACGACCGGCGACATCGACGCGTCGATGATCGCGGTCACCGACGACACGCAGCAGAAGCTCGTCGTGCACGTGCGCGACGCATGGCGGGCGACCGACGCGGAACTCGAACAGCTCTTACGGGCGCGCGTGCGCGGCCTGTTCGCGCGGATGTGGCTGCACCTCGGCACCGCCCTCTTCCTGTTGTGCAGCATCCTGTGCATGGTGTACTTCGTCGCGCAGCAGATTTCGCGGCCGCTGCGGCAGCTCGCGCGCGTGATGGACACGGTGCGCCGCACCGGCGACCACTCGCTGCGCGCGAAGTGGGACAGCCAGGACGAGATCGGCAAGCTCGTGACCGGCTTCAACGAAATGCTCGAACAGCTGGACCGCGAACGCGACCTGCAAAAGGAGATGGCCGCGACCGCGCGCGCGTCGGCGGCGCAGCACGCGCTCGTCGAGGCGACGCCGGTGCCGATGATGGTGACCGCCGTGCCGGGCCACGAAGTGCTGCACGCGAACCAGCCGGCGCTCGCGTGGCTGAACGGCTGCACCGTCGATCCGTGGGCGTTCGGGCTCGACTCGTCGGTGCGCGCGCGCTTCTTCCAGCAGTTGTCGGACCGCGAGGCGGTCGACGAATTCGAGGTGCGCTGGAAGGCCGGCGTCGAGCCGACGTGGGCGATGCTGTCCGCGCGGCGGCTGAACTTCCAGGGACGCGAGGCGGTGCTCACCGCGTTCACGCCGATCAACCAGATCAAGCTGATGGAGCAGCGGCTGGAACTGTGGGCGCGCGTGTTCGAGGCGTCGTCCGAGGCGATCCTGATCCTCGACCACGAGCGGCGCCTGCTGAGCGCGAACGCGTCGTTCTATCGCGCGACCGGCTACAGCCCCGAGGACATCGTCGGCCGCGCGCCGAACTTCGTGGTCGCCGGGCCACACGGCGACACGACGATCGCGGGCCTCGCGGCGCGCGTCGACCGGTCGAGCGCGTGGAGCGGCGAGGCGCACATCCGCCGCCGCCACGGCGGCGACTATCCGGCGTGGCTGATGCTGAGCGCGGTGCGCGACGAGCGCACGAACATCTCGCACTACATCTGCACGGTGATCGACATCACCGACCGCAAGAAGAGCGAGGCGCGCATCCGCTTCCTCGCGGAGCACGACGTGCTGACCGAACTGCCGAATCGCGCGCGCTTCACGAAACGCGTCGGCGCGGTGATGGAGCACGCGCGCGAAACGGGCCAGCGCTTCGCGGTGCTGTTCATCGACCTCGACTGCTTCAAGGACATCAACGACTCGCTCGGCCACCACGTCGGCGACGGGCTGCTGCAGTCGATCTCGCGCCGGCTGCTGCAGGCGGTGCGCAGCGGCGACACCGTGAGCCGCCTCGGCGGCGACGAATTCACGGTGCTGCTTGCCGACGTGAGCAGCGCGGCGGACGTCGCGCGGATCATCGACCAGCGGCTGCTGCCGCTCGTGCGGCAGTCGCACCAGATCGGCGGCGTCACGTTGCAGGTGTTGTGCAGCGTCGGCGTCGCGCTGTATCCGGACGACGGCGACGACATCGAAACGCTGATGCAGAACGCCGATACCGCGATGTACCAGGCGAAGGCCGCGGGCCGCAACCTCGTGAAGTTCTTCTCGCCGGAGATGGCCGAACGCACGCGCCGGCGGCTCGCGCTCGAAGTGGGGCTGCGCATGGCGATCGAGCGCGGCGAACTGCGGCTCGCGTTCCAGCCGTGCCTCGACGCGGAGACCGGCGCGCTCGCGAGCGCCGAGGCGCTGCTGCGCTGGACCAATGCGCAACTGGGCGTCGTCGCGCCGGTGGAGTTCATCCCGATCGCGGAGGACACGCGGCTCATCGTGCCGATCGGCGCATGGGTGATCGACGAGGCGTGCCGCCAGATCGCGCGCTGGCGCGCGCAGTCGTTGCCGGACATGCGCGTGTCGATCAACCTGTCCGCGATCCAGCTCGTCGACCCGTCGCTGATCGACACGCTGCGCGACGCGATGACGAAGCATCGCGTCATGCCGGCGCAGCTCGAACTGGAGATCACCGAGACGGTGCTGATGGACAGCGCGGCCGCGCGCCTCGAAACGATCAACGCGATCCGCGCGCTCGGCGTGAAGCTGTCGCTCGATGACTTCGGCACCGGTTATTCGAGCCTCAGCTACCTGAACCGCTTCCCGCTCGACCGGCTGAAGATCGACCGCGCGTTCGTGCACGACATGCTCGACGCGCCGGCCGACCTCGCGGTGATCCGCACGATCGTCGAACTCGGGCACAAGCTCGGGCTGCGCGTGGTCGCGGAAGGCGTGGAGAGCGAACAGGAAGCCGAGACGCTGCGCGGCATCGGCTGCGACGAGCTACAGGGGTTCCTGTATGCGCACGCGCTGTCCGGCGACGAACTGCTCGCGTGGACGCACGAGCGGCGGCAACTGACGGACGCGTGA
- a CDS encoding DNA-binding protein, protein MADPVSDETRLAAEIERLKAEFPKTRELYREVCALLFFRFGITPTANRLYQLVHRGSMGTPTAVLSEFWSDLREKSRVRIEHPDLPAELQGAAGELVATLWSRASAAASAALDGLRADVEAARLDAQQSVATLQADLARTETALEQRTSALLSAQVRIHELEQSLAARGARDEEVAQLQQQARERDAVFTQTRTEYASETDRLRASVELADTRLQAAEKRAALEIERERTENTRLQRDADAAASRAARAEHDARAEIVALRQQLDELRHRNGTLEGQLAAMREASAGYTRELNAWRENAAPAKNPRGATRARPPDVEPATQSAKSGKATAPRKTRSGVSRPRSGS, encoded by the coding sequence ATGGCCGATCCCGTTTCCGACGAAACCCGTCTTGCCGCCGAAATCGAGCGGCTGAAGGCGGAATTTCCGAAAACGCGCGAGTTGTACCGCGAAGTCTGCGCGTTGCTGTTCTTCCGTTTCGGCATCACGCCGACCGCCAACCGTCTTTATCAACTCGTGCATCGCGGCAGCATGGGCACGCCGACGGCGGTGTTGTCCGAGTTCTGGAGCGACCTGCGCGAAAAGAGCCGCGTGCGCATCGAGCATCCGGATCTGCCGGCCGAGTTGCAGGGCGCGGCCGGCGAACTCGTCGCGACGCTGTGGTCGCGCGCGAGCGCCGCCGCGAGCGCCGCGCTCGACGGATTGCGCGCGGATGTCGAAGCGGCGAGGCTGGACGCACAGCAGTCGGTCGCGACGTTGCAGGCCGATCTCGCGCGAACGGAGACCGCGCTCGAACAACGGACGTCGGCGCTGTTGTCCGCGCAGGTGCGCATCCACGAACTGGAACAGTCGCTGGCGGCGCGCGGCGCACGGGACGAAGAGGTCGCGCAGCTTCAGCAGCAGGCGCGCGAACGCGATGCCGTTTTTACGCAGACACGGACCGAATACGCATCGGAAACGGACCGGCTGCGGGCGAGCGTCGAACTGGCCGATACGCGTTTGCAGGCGGCCGAAAAGCGGGCGGCGCTCGAAATCGAACGCGAGCGCACCGAGAACACCCGTTTGCAACGCGACGCCGATGCGGCGGCGAGCCGGGCCGCGCGGGCGGAACATGACGCGCGCGCGGAGATCGTCGCGTTGCGCCAGCAACTCGACGAGCTTCGGCATCGGAACGGCACGCTCGAAGGGCAACTCGCGGCGATGCGCGAAGCGAGCGCTGGTTATACGCGCGAGTTGAACGCGTGGCGCGAGAATGCGGCGCCGGCAAAGAACCCGCGTGGCGCGACGCGGGCACGGCCGCCCGATGTCGAGCCGGCTACCCAAAGCGCAAAATCCGGCAAGGCGACGGCGCCGCGCAAGACCAGGAGCGGCGTGTCCAGGCCGCGTTCGGGGAGCTGA
- a CDS encoding PRC-barrel domain-containing protein: MTTHAAMLAAVLALAGFGAGGFAHAQGAPQSVTVQRTATVQSGSGYRASKLTGADVYDGNGGKIGTIDDLVLMPQDQGAFAILSVGGFLGMGKHLVAVPLGQLQISSRQIVLPADKDALKAMPTFSYAHD, translated from the coding sequence ATGACCACACATGCTGCGATGCTGGCGGCCGTGCTGGCGCTGGCCGGTTTCGGGGCGGGCGGTTTCGCGCACGCGCAGGGCGCGCCGCAGTCGGTCACCGTGCAGCGCACGGCGACCGTTCAGTCGGGCAGCGGCTACCGCGCGTCGAAGCTGACCGGGGCGGACGTGTACGACGGCAACGGCGGCAAGATCGGCACGATCGACGACCTCGTGCTGATGCCGCAGGACCAGGGCGCGTTCGCGATCCTGTCGGTCGGCGGGTTTCTCGGGATGGGCAAGCATCTCGTCGCGGTGCCGCTCGGCCAGTTGCAGATCAGCAGCCGGCAGATCGTGCTGCCGGCCGACAAGGATGCGTTGAAGGCGATGCCGACGTTCAGTTATGCGCATGACTAG
- a CDS encoding methyl-accepting chemotaxis protein: protein MSLNRKAWSIVVLLWVSLIAMVVANAIMARRSTLDDRKSVLVQQTQVAVGIVAFYQKKAAANELSTDEAKRLAIAALRNLRYGDDQSGYFGIFDSSVVALLLPSKPSLESKNQSDLVDPHGTHLAVDIVRSSSPGGDHFSRYVWVKPGKPEPVAKLTYSALVPEWDWHVYTGVYLDDVEDAFIAALLRNLTVVGLIGIAMTAGMLWLIRSIRTSLGGDPDYAADLCRRIAAGDLSARVELADDDGGSLLHAMNQMQQQLIDTVQHIQTSSALIATGATEIASGNMDLSSRTEQQAASLQQTAASMEELTATVKHNTDNARQGNTLAVNASQIAERGGSVVRRVVDTMHGISGTSERVEQIIGVIDSIAFQNNILALNAAVEAARAGEHGRGFAVVASEVRSLAQRCASAAKEIKELISQSVAQVDEGSKLVNEAGGTIAEVVASAKRVADLMGEIAAASEEQHTGIEQVSRAVSQMDEVTQQNAALVEQASAAAQSMAAQSSGLREVASRFRLAAGARQGHALA from the coding sequence ATGTCATTGAATCGAAAGGCATGGAGCATCGTCGTGCTGCTCTGGGTATCCCTCATCGCGATGGTCGTTGCGAATGCAATCATGGCGCGACGATCGACGCTCGACGACCGCAAGAGCGTGCTGGTCCAGCAGACCCAGGTGGCGGTCGGGATCGTCGCGTTCTACCAGAAAAAAGCCGCCGCGAACGAACTGTCGACCGACGAGGCGAAGCGTCTGGCGATCGCGGCGCTGCGCAACCTCCGCTACGGCGACGACCAGAGCGGCTACTTCGGCATCTTCGATTCGTCGGTCGTCGCGCTGCTGCTGCCGTCGAAGCCGTCGCTCGAATCGAAGAACCAGAGCGACCTCGTCGATCCGCACGGCACGCATCTGGCCGTCGACATCGTCAGGAGTTCGTCGCCGGGCGGCGATCATTTCAGCCGCTACGTGTGGGTGAAACCGGGCAAGCCCGAGCCAGTCGCGAAGCTGACCTATAGCGCGCTCGTCCCCGAATGGGACTGGCACGTGTACACGGGCGTCTATCTCGACGACGTCGAAGACGCGTTCATCGCGGCGCTGCTGCGCAACCTGACGGTCGTCGGGCTGATCGGCATCGCGATGACGGCGGGGATGCTGTGGCTGATCCGCAGCATCCGCACGAGCCTCGGCGGCGACCCGGATTACGCGGCGGACCTGTGCCGGCGCATCGCGGCGGGCGACCTCAGTGCGCGCGTCGAACTCGCGGACGACGACGGCGGCAGCCTGCTGCATGCGATGAACCAGATGCAGCAGCAACTGATCGACACGGTGCAGCACATCCAGACGTCGTCGGCGCTGATCGCGACCGGCGCCACCGAAATCGCCAGCGGCAACATGGACCTGTCGTCGCGCACGGAACAGCAGGCCGCGTCTTTGCAGCAGACGGCGGCGAGCATGGAGGAACTGACCGCGACGGTGAAGCACAACACCGACAACGCGCGCCAGGGCAACACGCTCGCGGTGAACGCATCGCAGATCGCGGAGCGCGGCGGCAGCGTGGTCCGGCGCGTCGTGGACACGATGCACGGCATCTCCGGCACGTCGGAGCGCGTCGAGCAGATCATCGGCGTGATCGACAGCATCGCGTTTCAGAACAACATTCTCGCGTTGAACGCGGCGGTCGAGGCCGCGCGCGCGGGCGAACACGGGCGCGGGTTCGCGGTGGTCGCCTCCGAGGTCCGCAGTCTCGCGCAACGCTGCGCGAGCGCCGCGAAGGAGATCAAGGAACTGATCAGCCAGTCGGTCGCGCAGGTCGACGAAGGCTCGAAACTTGTGAACGAGGCGGGCGGCACGATCGCGGAGGTCGTCGCGTCGGCGAAGCGCGTCGCGGATCTGATGGGCGAAATCGCGGCGGCGTCGGAAGAGCAGCACACCGGCATCGAGCAGGTGAGCCGGGCCGTCTCGCAGATGGACGAAGTCACGCAGCAGAACGCCGCGCTCGTCGAGCAGGCGTCGGCGGCCGCGCAGTCGATGGCCGCGCAGTCGAGCGGCTTGCGTGAAGTCGCGTCGAGATTCAGGCTCGCGGCGGGCGCGCGGCAGGGTCACGCGCTCGCATAA
- a CDS encoding CmpA/NrtA family ABC transporter substrate-binding protein, whose translation MNSPALAPSGPTPELSHLRLGFVSLTDAAPLVVAKTLEFGHRHGLTLELCRQPSWAGIRDKLLWGEIDAAHALYGLVYGVQLGIGGPRADLSVLMVLNRNGQAITLSPRLADLIAAGHSVKDAFASLGRPPVLAQTFPTGTHAMWLYYWLAANGVHPLRDVKSVVLPPPDMAAALASGELDGFCAGEPWHAVAESLGVGRTVVFTSEIWPNHPEKVLACRRDFATRYPHTARALVQTMLEACRWLDEDPLHRASAAKWLAAQDVIGVAPERIAPRLLGDTGRAGALPVSFFDHGAVNYPRASDGAWFISQYRRWGLFDGPPDDDAAIADAVNQTRLYRDAAAALDIPVPPDADTRIDRLCDGATWPAPPSNDDGVNP comes from the coding sequence ATGAACAGCCCCGCCCTCGCCCCGTCCGGCCCGACGCCGGAACTCTCCCATCTCCGCCTCGGCTTCGTGTCGCTGACCGACGCCGCGCCGCTCGTCGTCGCGAAGACGCTCGAATTCGGCCATCGCCACGGGCTCACGCTCGAACTGTGCCGGCAGCCGTCGTGGGCCGGCATCCGCGACAAGCTGCTGTGGGGCGAGATCGACGCCGCGCACGCGCTGTACGGGCTCGTGTACGGCGTGCAGCTCGGCATCGGCGGGCCGCGCGCGGACCTGTCGGTGCTGATGGTGCTGAACCGCAACGGCCAGGCGATCACGCTGTCGCCGCGGCTCGCGGACCTGATCGCGGCCGGCCACAGCGTGAAGGACGCGTTCGCGTCGCTCGGCCGGCCGCCGGTGCTCGCGCAGACGTTCCCGACCGGCACCCATGCGATGTGGCTGTACTACTGGCTCGCGGCGAACGGCGTGCATCCGCTGCGCGACGTGAAGAGCGTCGTGCTGCCGCCGCCGGACATGGCGGCCGCGCTCGCGTCCGGCGAACTGGACGGCTTCTGCGCGGGCGAACCGTGGCACGCCGTAGCCGAATCGCTCGGCGTCGGCCGCACCGTCGTGTTCACGAGCGAGATCTGGCCGAACCATCCGGAGAAGGTGCTCGCGTGCCGCCGCGATTTTGCGACGCGTTATCCGCACACCGCGCGCGCGCTGGTGCAGACGATGCTCGAAGCGTGCCGCTGGCTCGACGAGGACCCGCTGCATCGCGCGAGCGCCGCGAAATGGCTCGCCGCGCAGGACGTGATCGGCGTCGCGCCGGAGCGGATCGCGCCGCGCCTGCTCGGCGACACCGGACGCGCGGGCGCGCTGCCGGTGTCGTTCTTCGACCACGGCGCGGTGAACTATCCGCGCGCATCCGACGGCGCGTGGTTCATTTCGCAATACCGTCGCTGGGGACTCTTCGACGGCCCGCCGGACGACGACGCGGCGATCGCGGACGCAGTCAACCAGACGCGGCTCTATCGCGACGCGGCCGCCGCGCTCGACATTCCGGTTCCGCCGGACGCCGACACCCGCATCGACCGGTTGTGCGACGGCGCGACGTGGCCCGCGCCGCCGTCGAACGATGACGGCGTCAACCCATGA